In Conger conger chromosome 12, fConCon1.1, whole genome shotgun sequence, one DNA window encodes the following:
- the sdad1 gene encoding protein SDA1 homolog: MSGRNNNKLPTNLPQLQNLIKRDPQSYTEEFLQQYRHYQSNIQVFKLQPDKPNKELSDLVMFLAQVGHCYKDHLSGFPHELTDLLLSHHTVLEPDLRMTFCKALILLRNKDLINPTGLLELFFELLRCHDKLLRKTLFMHIVADIKNINAKHKNNKVNTTLQNFMYTMLRDSNALAAKISLDIMIELYKRNIWNDAKTVNVITTACFSKVAKILVAGLKFFLGKDEDEKKDSDSESEEEGPSARDILVRYSTGKKSTKNKKKMEKAMKVLKKHKKKKRVEVFNFSAIHLIHDPQDFSEKLFRQLEDSKERFEVKIMTMELVSRLVGIHELFLFNFYPFLQRFLQPHQREVTKILLCAAQASHQLVPPEIIQSVVMTIANNFVTDRNSGEVMTVGINAIREVTARCPLAMTEDLLQDLALYKTHKDKNVMMSSRGLIQLFRNLNPGMLQKKYRGRPTEASTEARIQDYGELEAKDFIPGAEVLEVEGKEKEGDEADEEGWESASMSDDDEDGEWVNVHHSSDEQEQGEVAEKLQAMPLEERKARAAVVSGSRLLTQDDFKKIRIAQMAKEVNSAPGKSQKRKALDDSDEEARGEVLTLRNIERLHKKPKSDKETRLATAMAGRTDRKDFVKKKCKLNPYASTTNKEKKRQKNFMMMRHSRNVRTKSKRSFREKQVALRDALLKRKKMK; encoded by the exons ATGTCGGGAAGAAACAACAACAAGTTACCAACAAATCTGCCACAGTTACAGAATCTTATCAAAAGAGACCCCCAGTCCTACACGGAAGAG TTTCTGCAGCAGTATCGACACTACCAGTCCAATATTCAAGTCTTCAAACTTCAGCCTGACAAACCTAATAAGGAACTGTCAGATCTGGTTATGTTCCTTGCCCAG GTTGGACACTGCTATAAAGATCATCTGTCCGGTTTCCCTCATGAGTTGACTGATCTCCTGTTAAGCCATCATACAGTCCTTGAACCTGACCTGCGAATG ACGTTCTGCAAGGCGCTCATCCTCCTGAGGAACAAGGACCTGATCAACCCGACCGGCCTGCTGGAGCTCTTCTTCGAGCTCCTGCGCTGTCACGACAAGCTGCTGAGGAAG ACTTTGTTCATGCACATCGTGGCGGACATCAAGAACATCAACGCcaagcacaaaaacaacaaagtcAACACG ACCTTGCAGAACTTTATGTACACCATGCTGAGGGACAGCAATGCTCTGGCTGCTAAAATATCTCTGGACATTATGATTGAGCTGTACAAAAGAAACATCTG GAATGATGCCAAAACAGTAAATGTAATAACAACAGCGTGTTTTTCCAAAGTCGCAAAG ATTCTGGTGGCTGGCCTAAAGTTCTTCCTGGGCAAAGATGAGGATGAGAAGAAAGACAGCGATTCGGAGTCAGAG GAGGAGGGTCCTTCGGCAAGAGACATCCTGGTAAGATATTCGACAGGGAAGAAGAGCACAAAGAACAAGAAGAAGATGGAAAAGGCCATGAAAGTGCTGAAG aaacacaagaagaaaaaaCGTGTAGAAGTCTTCAACTTCTCTGCTATTCATCTGATACACGATCCACAAG ATTTTTCCGAAAAGCTCTTCAGGCAGCTGGAGGACTCCAAAGAACGCTTCGAGGTCAAGATAATGACGATGGAGCTGGTCTCCAGATTGGTTGGAATCCACGAG CTTTTCCTGTTCAACTTTTACCCGTTTCTGCAACGTTTTCTCCAGCCCCATCAAAGAG aGGTCACCAAGATCCTCTTGTGTGCGGCACAGGCATCACATCAGCTGGTTCCTCCAGag ATCATTCAATCTGTGGTCATGACGATAGCGAACAACTTTGTCACGGACCGGAACTCAGGAGAAGTGATGACTGTCGG CATTAATGCCATCCGGGAGGTGACCGCCCGCTGTCCCCTGGCCATGACCGAAGACCTGCTGCAGGACCTGGCTCTGTACAAGACCCACAAAGACAAGA ATGTGATGATGTCGTCTCGTGGACTGATCCAGCTCTTCAGGAATCTGAACCCGGGCATGCTGCAGAAGAAATACAGG GGGAGACCCACGGAGGCTTCCACTGAGGCTCGGATCCAGGATTACGGGGAGCTGGAGGCCAAAGACTTCATCCCTGGAGCCGAGGTTCTGGAGGTGGaggggaaggagaaggagggagatgaAGCAGATGAAG AAGGCTGGGAGAGCGCCAGCAtgagtgatgatgatgaagatggagAATGGGTTAACGTTCACCACTCTTCTGATGAACAAGAACAAGGAGAGGTG GCAGAGAAGCTGCAGGCCATGCCTCTGGAGGAGAGGAAGGCCCGGGCAGCCGTGGTCAGTGGCAGCCGCCTCCTCACGCAGGATGACTTCAAAAAGATCCGCATCGCCCAGATGGCAAAAGAGGTGAACTCCGCCCCGGGCAAGAGCCAGAAGAGGAAGGCTTTGGATGACAGTGATGAAGAGGCCAG AGGGGAGGTGCTTACACTGAGAAATATTGAGCGTCTGCACAAGAAACCGAAATCTGATAAAGAAACACGACTGGCAACCGCCATG GCTGGTAGAACTGACCGGAAAGATTTTGTCAAGAAGAAATGCAAACTGAACCCCTATGCCAGCACCACCAACAAGGaaaagaagaggcagaagaattTCATGATGATGAGGCATAGTCGGAACGTTCGCACCAAGAGCAAACGATCCTTCCGGGAAAAGCAG GTGGCCctgagagatgctcttttgaaaagaaagaaaatgaagtgA